From a single Mus musculus strain C57BL/6J chromosome 12, GRCm38.p6 C57BL/6J genomic region:
- the Riox1 gene encoding ribosomal oxygenase 1 has product MDELPNGNGAALLKRGRGRRRRHPQSQPRGASVLALPLRPRKIRRHRKSAAASRVAALRARALRSEDSDSKVAVASVRGKRKRPAELLEASRSAEPRPVSARPRSASATLPSRVEGWAALSRNLGTAAPPPPGSHADEPGRPRASPLQQVLTELNGIPSSRRRAARLFEWLLAPLPPDHFYRRLWEREAVLVRRQDRSYYEGLFSTADLDSMLRYEDVQFGQHLDAARYVDGRRETLNPPGRALPAAAWSLYRAGCSLRLLCPQAFSPTVWQFLAVLQEQFGSMAGSNVYLTPPDSQGFAPHYDDIEAFVLQLEGRKLWRVYRPRDPSEELALTSSPNFSQEDLGEPVLQTVLEPGDLLYFPRGFIHQAECQDGVHSLHLTLSTYQRNTWGDFLEAVLPLAVQAAIEENVEFRRGLPRDFMDYMGAQHSDSKDPRRTAFMEKVRVLVARLGHFAPVDAVADQRAKDFIHDSLPPVLTDRERALSVHGLPVRWEAGEPVNVGAQLTTETQVHMLQDGVARLVGEGGRLFLYHTVENSRVYHLEEPKCLEIHPQQADAMELLLRSYPEFVRVGDLPCDSVEDQLSLATMLYDKGLLLTKTPLVPS; this is encoded by the coding sequence ATGGACGAGCTACCGAATGGCAACGGTGCGGCGCTGCTGAAGCGCGGGCGGGGGAGGCGCCGGCGGCACCCGCAGTCGCAGCCCCGCGGCGCGTCGGTCTTGGCCCTGCCCTTGCGGCCCCGGAAGATCCGAAGGCACCGGAAAAGTGCGGCGGCGTCCCGCGTGGCCGCGCTGAGAGCTCGCGCGCTCCGGAGCGAGGACTCGGACTCGAAAGTGGCGGTGGCCTCGGTTCGGGGCAAGCGGAAGAGGCCGGCAGAGCTGCTGGAGGCCTCGCGGTCGGCGGAGCCGCGGCCGGTGTCAGCGCGCCCGAGGTCGGCTTCGGCGACGCTGCCGAGCCGCGTGGAGGGATGGGCTGCGCTCTCCCGGAACCTGGGGACGGCCGCTCCGCCGCCGCCGGGCTCGCACGCGGATGAGCCGGGGCGACCCCGGGCTTCGCCGCTGCAGCAGGTACTGACGGAGCTGAACGGCATCCCCAGCAGCCGGAGGCGCGCCGCCCGCCTCTTCGAGTGGCTCCTGGCGCCCCTGCCTCCGGACCACTTCTACCGGCGGCTGTGGGAGCGGGAGGCGGTGCTGGTGCGGCGGCAGGACCGCAGCTACTACGAGGGTCTCTTCTCCACCGCCGACCTGGACTCGATGCTGCGCTACGAGGACGTGCAATTCGGGCAGCATCTGGACGCCGCGCGCTACGTCGATGGACGGCGGGAGACCTTGAACCCGCCGGGCCGCGCGCTTCCCGCCGCCGCGTGGTCCTTGTACCGAGCCGGCTGCTCCTTGCGCCTCCTGTGCCCGCAAGCCTTCTCGCCCACCGTGTGGCAGTTTCTGGCCGTGCTCCAGGAGCAGTTTGGCAGCATGGCGGGCTCCAACGTCTACCTCACGCCCCCGGACTCGCAGGGCTTTGCTCCTCACTACGATGACATCGAGGCTTTCGTGTTGCAGCTGGAAGGTCGGAAACTCTGGCGCGTCTACCGACCGCGGGACCCGAGTGAGGAGTTGGCCCTGACATCTAGTCCCAACTTCAGCCAGGAGGACCTTGGTGAGCCTGTGCTGCAAACGGTACTGGAACCTGGAGACCTGCTCTATTTTCCTCGGGGCTTCATTCACCAAGCTGAATGTCAGGATGGAGTCCACTCCCTACACCTCACCTTGTCCACCTACCAGCGCAATACATGGGGTGACTTCCTGGAGGCTGTACTGCCTCTGGCAGTGCAAGCGGCCATAGAGGAGAACGTGGAGTTCCGCAGAGGCTTGCCCCGAGACTTCATGGATTACATGGGGGCCCAGCATTCCGACTCTAAGGATCCTAGAAGGACAGCTTTCATGGAAAAGGTGCGGGTCTTGGTTGCTCGCCTGGGACACTTTGCTCCTGTCGATGCTGTGGCTGACCAGAGAGCAAAAGACTTCATTCACGATTCCCTGCCCCCTGTGTTGACCGATAGGGAACGGGCTCTAAGTGTTCACGGGCTCCCAGTTCGCTGGGAGGCTGGAGAACCCGTCAATGTGGGGGCCCAGCTGACAACTGAAACCCAAGTCCACATGCTTCAGGACGGCGTAGCTCGGCTGGTGGGAGAGGGAGGCCGATTGTTCCTGTATCACACGGTGGAAAACTCTCGAGTTTATCACCTAGAGGAACCCAAGTGCTTAGAAATCCACCCCCAGCAAGCCGACGCCATGGAACTCTTGCTTCGCTCCTACCCGGAGTTTGTGAGAGTGGGGGACTTGCCATGTGACAGTGTGGAAGACCAGCTCTCCTTGGCAACCATGTTATATGATAAGGGGCTGCTACTCACCAAGACACCTCTAGTTCCGAGTTAG